In Nitrosospira briensis C-128, a genomic segment contains:
- the hisH gene encoding imidazole glycerol phosphate synthase subunit HisH yields the protein MIDIAIVDYGMGNLRSVSKALEHVAPTASIVITDDPEVVRKAGRVVVPGQGAMPDCLRELDKRGLRGAVRYAAMSKPFLGICIGLQMLCDSSEEGNVEGLGIVAGTVRRFPSAAVADISGQRFKVPHMGWNQVHQTIEHPLWKDIPSDARFYFVHSYYVETANPESTAATTNYPFSFTSAVARDNIFAVQFHPEKSHDAGLALLNNFVRWEPFQFQEGIIKSRRDLFPLQTSKLTSTL from the coding sequence AGCGCTGGAACACGTCGCGCCGACCGCCTCCATTGTCATTACCGACGATCCGGAGGTCGTACGGAAGGCTGGGCGTGTAGTGGTTCCAGGCCAAGGCGCAATGCCCGACTGCCTGCGGGAACTGGATAAACGCGGATTGCGCGGTGCGGTGCGTTATGCAGCGATGAGCAAGCCTTTTCTCGGTATCTGCATCGGCCTGCAAATGCTGTGCGACAGCAGCGAGGAAGGCAACGTGGAAGGCCTCGGCATTGTGGCCGGCACCGTGCGGCGTTTTCCCTCCGCGGCGGTGGCTGATATCAGCGGACAGCGATTCAAAGTGCCGCACATGGGCTGGAACCAGGTTCATCAAACCATTGAACATCCCTTGTGGAAAGATATCCCCAGCGATGCACGCTTTTATTTCGTGCACAGTTATTATGTGGAAACCGCCAATCCGGAATCGACGGCGGCTACCACCAACTATCCCTTTTCATTTACTAGCGCAGTGGCCAGGGATAATATTTTTGCCGTCCAGTTTCACCCGGAAAAAAGCCATGACGCAGGGTTGGCGCTGCTGAATAATTTTGTGCGATGGGAGCCGTTTCAGTTTCAGGAAGGGATAATCAAGTCCAGACGTGACCTCTTCCCGCTCCAAACTTCAAAACTCACTTCTACACTTTAA
- the hisA gene encoding 1-(5-phosphoribosyl)-5-[(5-phosphoribosylamino)methylideneamino]imidazole-4-carboxamide isomerase, whose amino-acid sequence MLIIPAIDLKDGQCVRLKQGVMENATVFSEDPGAIARHWLSQGARRLHLVDLNGAFAGRPKNEPAIRDIVEAIGDEIPTQLGGGIRDLETIERYLDDGITYIIIGTAAVKTPGFLHDACNAFPGHIMVGLDAKDGKVAVNGWSKVTGHDVVDLAKKFQDYGVEAIIYTDIGRDGMLSGVNVQATVELARALTIPVIASGGIGNLDDVKALCDLELEGIMGAITGRALYEGALDFKLAQALADELSMKISNDKSLS is encoded by the coding sequence ATGCTGATTATTCCTGCGATAGACCTGAAAGACGGCCAATGCGTACGCCTGAAACAGGGCGTGATGGAAAACGCCACGGTATTTTCCGAAGATCCCGGCGCCATAGCCAGACATTGGCTGAGCCAGGGCGCCCGCCGATTGCATCTGGTGGATCTGAACGGCGCGTTTGCCGGCAGGCCAAAAAATGAGCCGGCCATACGTGATATTGTTGAGGCTATTGGTGACGAAATTCCGACCCAACTCGGGGGTGGCATACGTGACCTGGAAACTATCGAGCGTTATCTCGACGATGGCATTACTTACATTATCATCGGTACGGCAGCGGTGAAGACGCCGGGATTCCTGCATGATGCCTGCAACGCTTTCCCCGGCCATATCATGGTAGGACTGGACGCGAAGGACGGAAAGGTAGCTGTCAACGGCTGGTCTAAAGTGACTGGTCACGACGTCGTGGATCTCGCCAAAAAATTCCAGGATTACGGGGTCGAAGCGATCATCTATACCGATATCGGGCGCGACGGCATGTTGAGCGGCGTCAATGTGCAGGCCACGGTGGAACTGGCCAGGGCGCTTACTATTCCCGTCATTGCCAGCGGGGGCATCGGCAATCTTGACGATGTGAAAGCGCTCTGCGACCTCGAGTTGGAAGGTATCATGGGTGCAATTACGGGACGCGCCCTGTATGAAGGCGCTCTGGATTTCAAACTGGCACAAGCATTGGCGGATGAGCTGAGTATGAAAATATCCAACGACAAATCTCTCTCCTGA
- the hisF gene encoding imidazole glycerol phosphate synthase subunit HisF, producing MGLAKRIIPCLDVTNGRVVKGINFVGLRDAGDPVEISRRYGDQGADELTFLDITASSDNRDLILRIIEEVAAQVFIPLTVGGGVRKVEDVRRLLNAGADKVSINTSAVQNPQLVADAANRYGSQCIVVAIDAKRVGDGWEVFTHGGRQATGMDAVEWAKKLQSLGAGEILLTSMDKDGTRNGFDLALTRAVSDAVDVPVIASGGVGNLHHLVEGIVEGHADAVLAASIFHYGDYAILQAKEYMAEHGIEVRL from the coding sequence ATGGGTCTTGCCAAGCGTATCATTCCCTGCCTTGACGTAACAAATGGCCGTGTTGTCAAAGGCATCAATTTTGTCGGGCTTCGGGACGCGGGCGATCCTGTCGAAATATCACGCCGTTACGGTGATCAGGGAGCAGATGAACTGACCTTCCTCGACATCACTGCCAGTTCTGATAATCGTGACTTGATTCTTCGTATCATCGAGGAAGTTGCAGCCCAGGTATTCATTCCGTTAACCGTCGGTGGCGGGGTGCGCAAGGTTGAGGATGTGCGAAGGTTGCTGAATGCGGGTGCCGATAAAGTAAGCATCAATACTTCGGCGGTACAGAATCCTCAACTGGTGGCGGATGCCGCGAACCGTTACGGGTCTCAATGCATCGTGGTGGCGATAGACGCCAAGCGAGTCGGCGATGGCTGGGAAGTATTCACTCACGGGGGGCGTCAGGCTACCGGCATGGATGCGGTCGAGTGGGCCAAAAAACTGCAATCGCTGGGGGCAGGTGAAATATTGCTCACCAGCATGGACAAGGATGGTACCCGCAACGGGTTTGATCTGGCACTGACTCGCGCCGTATCCGACGCGGTGGATGTGCCGGTGATCGCGAGTGGTGGCGTCGGTAATTTGCATCACCTGGTGGAAGGAATCGTAGAAGGTCATGCCGACGCGGTGCTGGCGGCCAGTATTTTCCATTATGGCGATTACGCTATACTTCAGGCCAAAGAGTATATGGCGGAACACGGCATTGAAGTACGGCTTTAG
- the hisI gene encoding phosphoribosyl-AMP cyclohydrolase has protein sequence MSDIWLNKINWSDDGLVQVVTQEAGSKAVLMVAWMNREALKLTVQTGEAHYWSRSRRKLWHKGEESGHVQKVKEIRLDCDEDVLLLTVEQVDGIACHTGRHNCFFNKLENGQWTVAAPVIKSPEEIYRK, from the coding sequence ATGTCCGACATTTGGCTCAACAAGATAAACTGGTCTGACGACGGACTCGTGCAAGTCGTTACGCAGGAGGCCGGCAGCAAGGCGGTGCTGATGGTCGCCTGGATGAATCGTGAAGCATTGAAGCTCACCGTGCAAACCGGCGAGGCACATTATTGGTCGCGCTCTCGCAGGAAACTCTGGCATAAAGGTGAAGAATCAGGGCACGTTCAGAAAGTAAAAGAAATCCGGCTGGATTGCGACGAGGACGTTCTGTTGCTGACGGTGGAACAAGTGGATGGCATCGCTTGTCATACCGGCAGACATAATTGTTTTTTCAATAAATTGGAAAACGGCCAATGGACAGTGGCAGCGCCGGTAATCAAGAGTCCGGAAGAGATATACAGAAAATGA
- a CDS encoding phosphoribosyl-ATP diphosphatase, with protein sequence MTDPAMLYRLAEVIEVRKNADPAASYVAKLLHDGQDKILKKIAEESAEVLLASKEQDKSHVVREVADLWFHCLVLLAHHNLGPDDVLNELRRREGVSGVDEKAARKAR encoded by the coding sequence ATGACCGATCCAGCTATGCTTTACCGGTTGGCTGAAGTTATTGAAGTCCGGAAAAATGCCGATCCTGCAGCTTCATATGTCGCAAAGTTGCTGCATGACGGGCAGGACAAGATTCTGAAGAAAATTGCGGAAGAGTCGGCGGAAGTCTTGCTGGCATCGAAAGAGCAGGACAAATCGCATGTAGTACGAGAGGTTGCGGACCTGTGGTTTCACTGCCTGGTGCTGCTGGCCCACCACAACCTGGGGCCCGACGATGTGCTGAACGAGCTACGGCGCAGAGAGGGGGTTTCGGGGGTGGATGAAAAAGCAGCGCGAAAGGCGCGATAA
- a CDS encoding histidine triad nucleotide-binding protein, with product MDSCVFCKIVRGEIPSEKIYEDADVFAFHDIHPAAPIHFMLIPKLHIGSLDEVEDKHRSLLGEMMVLIPRLAREQGCTDGFRTIINTGRVGGQEVHHLHIHIIGGSERLPPMIPHPR from the coding sequence ATGGACAGCTGTGTTTTCTGTAAAATCGTGCGGGGAGAAATTCCCAGTGAAAAAATCTATGAAGACGCTGATGTTTTTGCTTTTCACGATATTCACCCCGCAGCGCCGATACATTTCATGTTGATACCCAAGCTACACATCGGTTCGCTTGACGAAGTCGAAGATAAGCACCGCAGTTTGCTGGGCGAGATGATGGTACTGATACCCAGGCTGGCGAGGGAGCAAGGCTGCACGGATGGCTTTCGTACCATTATCAACACCGGGCGCGTCGGGGGACAGGAGGTTCATCACCTGCATATTCATATCATAGGCGGCAGCGAACGCTTGCCACCTATGATTCCTCACCCAAGATAA
- the tatA gene encoding Sec-independent protein translocase subunit TatA, translating to MGSFSIWHWLIVLLIVVLVFGTKKLRNIGSDLGGAVKGFKEGVKTADEEALSSVSHEAGARTIEVDAREKAQSKS from the coding sequence ATGGGATCATTCAGCATTTGGCACTGGCTGATCGTTCTGCTGATTGTTGTTCTGGTATTTGGCACCAAGAAACTCCGCAATATCGGCAGCGATCTGGGCGGTGCAGTGAAAGGCTTCAAGGAAGGCGTAAAAACGGCTGATGAAGAGGCGCTATCTTCTGTGTCTCATGAAGCAGGTGCCCGGACCATCGAAGTGGATGCCAGGGAAAAGGCGCAGTCAAAATCCTGA
- the tatB gene encoding Sec-independent protein translocase protein TatB, producing MFDISFAEILVIAVVGLVVIGPERLPKVARTLGHLFGRAQRYANDVKNDIQREMELEELKKWKASVEGTARSIEDSVQKEMTQFQDMMETETGSKSSTTTSVSSPEATEEASASFPSPTPVSPATSSIKSESSHEAAGTEVHRE from the coding sequence ATGTTCGATATCAGCTTCGCGGAAATTCTCGTTATAGCAGTCGTGGGGCTGGTCGTCATCGGTCCCGAGCGGCTTCCCAAGGTGGCACGTACGCTAGGGCATCTGTTCGGCCGGGCGCAGCGTTACGCCAACGATGTCAAGAATGACATCCAGCGCGAAATGGAACTGGAAGAACTCAAAAAATGGAAAGCTTCCGTGGAGGGAACCGCTCGTTCCATCGAAGACTCGGTACAAAAAGAAATGACGCAGTTCCAGGACATGATGGAAACGGAAACAGGATCAAAATCTTCCACGACTACTTCTGTGTCTTCTCCCGAAGCCACGGAGGAAGCTTCAGCATCGTTCCCTTCCCCCACTCCAGTCAGCCCGGCCACGTCGTCGATCAAATCGGAATCAAGCCACGAAGCAGCTGGAACAGAAGTACATCGCGAGTAG
- the tatC gene encoding twin-arginine translocase subunit TatC encodes MSTDETFISHLVELRARLIRAFGGLLLGFIPCAYYARELYSLLAQPLLDKLPQGGQMIATEVVTPFFVPMKVAMMAAFIITLPHTLYQIWAFVAPGLYSHEKRLVLPLVFTSSLLFICGMGFAYFAALPVVFEFITQFAPEGVAVMTDIGRYLDFVLTMFIAFGITFEVPILVVILVRAGIVSVEKLKAIRRYVLVGAFVIGAIFTPPDVVSQFMLAVPLYLLYELGILVAGLVIQPARLSAHQPSNDMDTEQELEEAETRKRNG; translated from the coding sequence ATGAGTACCGACGAAACATTCATTTCCCATCTTGTGGAACTTCGTGCCAGGCTGATACGGGCATTCGGCGGACTCTTGCTGGGTTTTATCCCCTGCGCCTACTACGCACGAGAACTCTACTCATTGCTGGCACAGCCTCTGCTGGATAAGCTTCCCCAAGGGGGTCAGATGATTGCAACCGAAGTGGTGACGCCCTTTTTCGTGCCGATGAAAGTTGCCATGATGGCCGCTTTTATCATTACCCTGCCGCACACGCTCTATCAAATATGGGCGTTTGTCGCACCCGGGTTGTATTCCCACGAAAAACGCCTTGTCCTGCCGCTCGTCTTCACCAGCAGCCTCCTGTTCATATGCGGCATGGGGTTTGCTTATTTTGCCGCTCTGCCCGTGGTATTCGAATTCATTACCCAATTCGCACCAGAGGGCGTGGCGGTCATGACCGATATCGGCAGGTATCTCGATTTTGTGTTGACTATGTTCATTGCCTTCGGCATCACCTTCGAGGTACCGATATTGGTCGTGATACTCGTCCGGGCAGGCATTGTCTCGGTCGAAAAACTAAAGGCGATACGGCGCTATGTTCTTGTCGGTGCATTCGTCATCGGCGCGATATTCACCCCCCCGGATGTGGTTTCGCAATTCATGCTGGCAGTGCCGCTTTATTTGCTGTACGAATTAGGCATACTGGTGGCGGGGCTCGTTATCCAACCAGCGAGGCTATCAGCTCACCAGCCGTCAAACGACATGGATACGGAGCAGGAACTGGAGGAGGCTGAAACAAGGAAAAGAAACGGCTAA
- a CDS encoding Do family serine endopeptidase encodes MHKLWLIFAQTVTIVLAALFVVSTLRPELLPWQSRGGGGAVVTIKEAVVSDTARQNASLPASFSDAAQKAMPSVVNVFTSKEVKIASHPLMEDPMFRRFFGDRFESPQSRRASSLGSGVIVSSEGYILTNHHVIEAADEIEVALADGRKAKARVIGSDPETDLAVVRVDMEALPTMTFGHSDNARVGDVVLAIGNPFGVGQTVTMGIISALGRTHMGINTFENFIQTDAAINPGNSGGALVDASGNLIGINTAIVSRTGGSLGIGFAITTSVAKQIMEQIIQTGGVTRGWIGVEVQDLTPELAESFKRPNTNGALIAGVLKGGPADRAGVKPGDIIVAVKGSPVVDSSVMLNLIAALLPGEAADITVMRNQTEKSIQINVGKRPTPAPQEQYQDPDTME; translated from the coding sequence ATGCACAAGCTCTGGCTGATTTTCGCACAAACGGTAACGATAGTCCTTGCCGCATTGTTTGTCGTTTCCACTTTAAGACCCGAACTGTTGCCCTGGCAATCGCGCGGCGGCGGTGGTGCCGTGGTAACCATAAAAGAAGCGGTTGTTTCCGACACGGCGCGCCAGAATGCCTCCTTGCCCGCCAGCTTCAGCGATGCGGCGCAAAAGGCCATGCCATCGGTCGTCAACGTTTTTACCAGCAAGGAAGTGAAGATAGCCTCCCATCCGCTGATGGAAGATCCCATGTTCCGGCGTTTCTTTGGTGATCGCTTCGAATCGCCGCAGAGCCGGCGTGCATCGAGTCTCGGGTCCGGGGTAATTGTCAGTTCCGAAGGCTATATTCTTACCAATCATCATGTGATAGAGGCGGCGGATGAAATCGAGGTTGCGCTGGCCGACGGCAGAAAGGCCAAGGCCCGCGTCATCGGGTCAGATCCGGAGACCGATCTTGCGGTTGTAAGAGTGGATATGGAAGCGCTTCCGACCATGACCTTCGGGCACTCCGATAATGCCAGGGTCGGCGATGTCGTGCTTGCAATCGGAAATCCCTTCGGTGTGGGACAGACGGTTACCATGGGTATCATCAGCGCCCTGGGGCGGACACATATGGGCATCAATACCTTTGAAAATTTCATTCAGACTGATGCGGCCATCAACCCCGGCAATTCAGGGGGCGCCCTGGTCGACGCCTCCGGCAATCTGATTGGCATCAATACGGCGATTGTATCTCGTACTGGCGGATCGCTCGGCATCGGCTTTGCCATTACAACCAGCGTAGCCAAGCAGATAATGGAGCAGATTATCCAGACCGGTGGCGTAACGCGCGGCTGGATTGGAGTGGAAGTGCAAGACTTGACCCCGGAACTGGCTGAATCGTTCAAGCGCCCCAACACCAACGGTGCCTTGATTGCCGGGGTACTCAAGGGGGGACCCGCAGATCGGGCTGGTGTAAAACCAGGGGATATCATTGTGGCAGTGAAGGGAAGCCCGGTAGTTGATTCATCCGTGATGCTCAATCTGATCGCGGCATTGTTGCCGGGAGAAGCAGCCGACATTACCGTGATGCGCAATCAGACGGAGAAATCCATTCAGATCAATGTCGGCAAGCGCCCCACGCCCGCGCCTCAAGAGCAGTACCAAGACCCGGATACGATGGAATAA
- a CDS encoding Nif3-like dinuclear metal center hexameric protein, translating into MRLDKLEIYLNQLLNIAHFRDYCPNGLQVEGRSEVHHLVSGVTASLDFIQAAIEAGADALLVHHGYFWRGEDPCLVGRKHRRIARLIAHDVGLLSYHLPLDAHPELGNNAQLAHRLGLVETGRFGDQNIAMHGTLSPDMQNVKGLRMNIERALGREPLVIGEDSKTVTRIAWCTGGAQDYFDEAIRLGVDAYITGEISERTVHDARESGVAFIAAGHHATERYGVQALGEHIAQKFGITHQFIDIDSPV; encoded by the coding sequence ATGCGATTGGATAAGCTCGAAATCTATTTGAACCAACTCCTGAACATTGCCCATTTCCGTGATTATTGCCCAAATGGGCTGCAAGTGGAAGGCCGAAGTGAGGTGCATCATCTGGTTAGCGGTGTAACGGCCTCATTGGATTTCATTCAAGCCGCTATTGAAGCCGGCGCGGATGCTCTGCTCGTACATCATGGTTATTTCTGGCGTGGTGAGGACCCATGCCTTGTTGGCAGGAAACACCGCCGTATTGCGCGGTTGATTGCGCACGACGTCGGGCTTCTCTCTTATCATCTGCCGCTGGACGCCCACCCGGAACTGGGCAACAACGCTCAACTGGCCCACAGGCTAGGTCTCGTCGAAACGGGCCGTTTTGGCGATCAGAATATTGCCATGCACGGAACGCTTTCGCCGGATATGCAGAACGTGAAAGGACTGCGCATGAATATCGAACGTGCCCTGGGGCGCGAACCTTTGGTAATCGGCGAGGATTCGAAGACAGTGACACGCATAGCCTGGTGTACCGGCGGTGCTCAGGATTATTTCGACGAAGCTATCCGTCTGGGCGTGGATGCGTATATCACCGGGGAAATTTCTGAGCGAACCGTTCATGACGCCCGCGAGTCCGGCGTTGCTTTTATTGCGGCCGGGCATCATGCGACCGAGCGGTACGGCGTACAGGCATTGGGTGAACATATCGCACAGAAATTTGGCATCACGCATCAGTTCATTGATATCGACAGTCCGGTATGA
- a CDS encoding multiheme c-type cytochrome has translation MIGSMAFPAVMSPDCLAIRVSSLDIGHNKSTRSKERKMVVKPWLKLVTLACGALLAASAYADFPSVPKETYKALNLQQSASPKELHQALVKRYKDPAQGAGRGTLAKYWEPIPMSMYFDPASFYKPPTSMKEVAARDECVKCHTDESPVWVNAWKKSTHANLDKIRNLKPDDPIYYKKAKLEDVEKNLRSMNRLGATEKLKEVGCIDCHVDINAKGKADHMKDLRMPTADVCGTCHLQEFAERESERDTLIWPNKQWPQGRPSHALDWKANVEVAVFAAMPQREIAEGCSMCHTNQNKCDMCHTRHEFSAAESRQPEACATCHSGVDHNNWEAYSMSKHGKIVSLMGDKWNWEVPLKDAYAKGGQTAPTCAGCHFEYEGKYAHNVVRKIRWANYPAVPGIAENITSEWSEERLDSWVKTCTQCHSERFARSYLEFMDKGTLHGLAKFKEAHGVAEKLYKDGLLTGQKTNRPAPLAPDKEMFAGFTQLYWSKDNNPAAIELKVLEMGENNLPKLHVGLAHVNPGGWTYTEGWGPMNRDYVEVMDENTKIREMAALQARVAKMESSRRSSLLDIQSTDDKLSLGGLGGGMLLAGTLALAGWRRREKSER, from the coding sequence TTGATCGGCTCCATGGCATTTCCCGCGGTGATGTCGCCTGATTGCCTGGCGATCCGGGTTTCGAGTCTGGATATCGGACACAACAAATCAACACGGAGTAAGGAGAGAAAAATGGTTGTCAAACCTTGGCTGAAGCTGGTCACGCTCGCATGCGGCGCCTTATTGGCGGCGTCTGCGTACGCGGACTTTCCCAGCGTCCCCAAAGAAACGTACAAAGCGCTGAACCTGCAGCAATCGGCCTCACCGAAAGAATTGCACCAGGCGCTGGTCAAGCGCTACAAAGACCCGGCACAAGGTGCGGGCCGTGGCACCCTGGCCAAATACTGGGAGCCCATTCCCATGAGCATGTACTTTGACCCTGCCTCCTTCTACAAGCCGCCCACCTCCATGAAAGAAGTGGCTGCGCGCGACGAATGCGTCAAATGCCACACCGACGAATCGCCGGTCTGGGTCAACGCCTGGAAAAAGAGCACCCACGCCAACCTGGACAAGATCCGCAACTTAAAGCCTGACGACCCCATTTACTACAAGAAAGCCAAACTGGAAGACGTCGAGAAGAACCTTCGCTCCATGAACCGGCTCGGCGCCACCGAAAAGCTCAAGGAAGTTGGTTGCATCGACTGCCACGTCGACATCAACGCCAAAGGCAAAGCCGACCACATGAAAGACCTGCGCATGCCCACCGCAGACGTCTGCGGCACCTGCCACCTGCAGGAATTTGCCGAACGCGAATCCGAGCGCGACACCTTGATCTGGCCCAACAAGCAATGGCCGCAGGGACGCCCCTCGCACGCCCTTGACTGGAAAGCCAACGTCGAAGTCGCCGTATTTGCCGCCATGCCCCAGCGCGAGATTGCCGAAGGCTGCAGCATGTGCCACACCAACCAGAACAAATGCGACATGTGCCACACCCGGCACGAATTCTCCGCGGCCGAATCGCGTCAGCCCGAAGCGTGCGCCACCTGCCACAGCGGCGTAGACCACAACAACTGGGAAGCCTACTCCATGAGCAAGCACGGCAAGATCGTGTCCCTCATGGGCGACAAATGGAACTGGGAAGTCCCCCTGAAGGACGCCTACGCCAAAGGCGGACAGACCGCCCCCACCTGTGCCGGCTGCCACTTCGAGTATGAAGGCAAATACGCCCACAACGTCGTCAGAAAGATACGCTGGGCCAACTACCCCGCCGTTCCCGGCATAGCCGAGAACATCACCAGCGAATGGTCCGAAGAGCGGCTTGACTCCTGGGTCAAGACCTGCACCCAGTGCCACTCCGAACGCTTCGCCCGCTCCTACCTCGAATTCATGGACAAAGGCACCCTGCATGGCCTGGCCAAATTCAAGGAAGCCCACGGCGTAGCCGAGAAACTCTACAAGGATGGCCTGCTCACCGGCCAGAAGACCAACCGTCCCGCCCCCCTGGCACCCGACAAAGAAATGTTTGCCGGCTTCACCCAGCTCTACTGGTCCAAGGACAACAACCCTGCCGCCATCGAGCTCAAAGTCCTGGAAATGGGTGAGAACAACCTGCCCAAACTGCACGTAGGCTTAGCCCACGTCAACCCGGGCGGCTGGACCTACACCGAAGGCTGGGGACCCATGAACCGCGACTACGTCGAAGTCATGGACGAAAACACCAAGATTCGCGAAATGGCCGCCTTGCAGGCACGGGTCGCCAAAATGGAATCCAGCCGACGCTCCAGCCTGCTTGACATCCAGAGCACCGATGACAAGCTCTCCCTGGGCGGCCTGGGCGGCGGCATGCTCCTGGCCGGCACCCTGGCTCTGGCTGGCTGGCGCCGCCGTGAAAAAAGCGAACGCTAA
- the haoB gene encoding hydroxylamine oxidation protein HaoB, protein MARRNTKLLPSLGILLVAGGILLLLWFGWLWFNPGPAPYRYQLVTEGGIDQFPQLGLPADIDPALKLAQYEVYAEGVDQPLALTHTARLGDHPPVRLDWENHTSELLVTVDNKLSELAALSVAIAKHAPKDALILAWWDTSRQVNLLAGRDTLFTTRIGEPLIVPTPWLERTDAIKRYESEFWGAPAGEQERATFQRFADALLAPPETGAALLRELAGNREAYIAIHVNDLYKLGLMRPQFDITYKNFPMEGNMHGLIGYLKTWMQSNQFDTYTLQSISDKMVRAYFLHKGPNSESLIAQMLPFTESQPLELQALQLIYQQGGYWVYKIPAPGDGASGADLPEGT, encoded by the coding sequence GTGGCGCGGCGTAACACCAAACTCCTCCCCTCACTGGGCATCCTCCTGGTGGCGGGAGGAATTCTTTTACTCCTCTGGTTTGGCTGGCTCTGGTTCAACCCCGGCCCCGCCCCCTATCGCTACCAGCTCGTCACCGAAGGCGGCATCGACCAGTTTCCGCAACTGGGCCTGCCGGCAGACATCGACCCCGCCCTCAAGCTGGCCCAATACGAAGTCTATGCCGAAGGCGTCGACCAGCCCCTGGCACTCACCCACACCGCCAGGCTGGGCGACCACCCACCCGTGCGGCTCGACTGGGAAAACCACACCAGCGAACTGCTCGTCACCGTCGACAACAAACTCAGCGAACTTGCCGCCCTGTCTGTTGCCATCGCCAAGCATGCGCCCAAGGACGCGCTCATCCTCGCCTGGTGGGACACCTCGCGCCAGGTCAACCTCCTGGCCGGACGCGACACCCTGTTCACCACCCGCATCGGCGAACCCCTGATCGTCCCCACCCCGTGGCTTGAGCGCACCGACGCCATCAAACGCTACGAGAGCGAATTCTGGGGCGCGCCCGCCGGCGAACAGGAACGCGCCACCTTCCAGCGCTTCGCCGACGCCCTCCTGGCCCCGCCCGAGACCGGCGCCGCCCTGCTGCGCGAACTGGCAGGCAACCGCGAAGCCTACATTGCCATCCACGTCAACGACCTCTACAAACTGGGGCTCATGCGCCCCCAGTTTGACATCACCTACAAGAACTTCCCCATGGAAGGCAACATGCACGGCCTGATCGGCTACCTCAAGACCTGGATGCAGAGCAACCAGTTCGACACCTACACCCTGCAATCCATTTCCGACAAAATGGTGCGCGCCTACTTCCTGCACAAAGGCCCCAACAGCGAGAGCCTCATCGCCCAGATGCTGCCCTTCACCGAATCCCAGCCCCTGGAACTGCAAGCCCTCCAGCTCATCTACCAGCAAGGCGGCTACTGGGTCTACAAGATCCCCGCCCCCGGCGACGGCGCAAGCGGCGCCGACCTCCCCGAAGGCACCTGA
- the cycA gene encoding cytochrome c-550 CycA, protein MSHRMTLVLAAAAMLAVVAGSATAQSYEGRKKCSSCHKSQAESWGDTAHAKAMDSLKPNTKAEAKKKAKLDPTKDYTKDKDCVGCHVDGWGKEGGYTVEDPSKFTTGVGCESCHGPGSKYRGTHRKAGAAFEKSKKTAPRQTLADAGQDFSFEESCNACHMNYEGSPWKGAKKPYTPFTPAVDKKYTFDFDKYVKDTKAMHEHYKLDGTFTGEPKFKYHDDFQAKAKVGVKGSED, encoded by the coding sequence ATGAGCCATCGCATGACATTAGTCCTCGCCGCAGCCGCCATGCTGGCGGTAGTTGCAGGCAGTGCTACCGCGCAATCGTATGAAGGCCGCAAGAAGTGCAGTTCCTGTCACAAGAGCCAGGCCGAATCGTGGGGCGACACCGCGCACGCCAAAGCCATGGACTCCCTGAAGCCCAACACCAAAGCCGAGGCCAAGAAGAAGGCCAAGCTCGACCCGACCAAGGACTACACCAAGGACAAGGACTGCGTAGGCTGTCACGTCGACGGTTGGGGCAAGGAAGGCGGCTACACCGTCGAAGACCCGAGCAAGTTCACCACCGGCGTGGGCTGCGAATCGTGCCATGGTCCCGGCTCCAAGTATCGCGGCACCCACCGCAAGGCCGGTGCTGCCTTCGAGAAATCGAAGAAGACCGCCCCGCGCCAGACCTTGGCCGATGCCGGACAGGACTTCAGCTTTGAAGAAAGCTGCAACGCCTGCCACATGAACTACGAAGGCAGCCCGTGGAAGGGCGCCAAGAAGCCCTACACCCCCTTCACCCCCGCGGTGGACAAGAAGTACACCTTCGACTTTGACAAGTACGTCAAGGACACCAAGGCCATGCACGAGCACTACAAACTGGACGGCACCTTCACTGGCGAGCCGAAGTTCAAGTACCATGACGACTTCCAGGCCAAGGCCAAAGTGGGTGTGAAAGGTTCGGAGGACTGA